From a single Raphanus sativus cultivar WK10039 chromosome 3, ASM80110v3, whole genome shotgun sequence genomic region:
- the LOC108847170 gene encoding LOW QUALITY PROTEIN: glycine-rich protein 23 (The sequence of the model RefSeq protein was modified relative to this genomic sequence to represent the inferred CDS: inserted 1 base in 1 codon), whose translation MGLFVRRACVCIFVFALVAEFALGHVEVKDDKHLFHKPRPFFHKKGFRKGLGGGGGLGGGGGLGGGGGLGHGGGLGGGGGLGHGGGLGGGGGLGGGGGLGGGGGLGGGSGLGGGGGLGHGGGLGGGGGLGGGGGLGGGGGLGGGAGGGYXGGAGGGLGGGGGAGGGGGFGGGGGFGGGGGFGGGAGGGGGFGGGYGGGGHH comes from the exons ATGGGTTTATTTGTTCGTAGGGCGTGTGTGTGTATCTTTGTATTCGCTCTTGTCGCCGAATTTGCCTTAGGACATGTCGAGGTTAAGGACGACAAACACTTGTTTCACAAACCTCGTCCATTCTTCCACAAGAAGGGTTTTAGAAAGGGTTTGGGAGGCGGAGGTGGTCTTGGAGGCGGTGGCGGTTTGGGCGGAGGAGGTGGTCTAGGCCACGGTGGAGGTCTGGGCGGAGGAGGTGGTCTAGGACACGGTGGCGGTCTAGGAGGCGGTGGTGGTCTAGGCGGGGGTGGCGGTCTTGGTGGAGGTGGTGGATTAGGAGGCGGTAGCGGTTTGGGCGGAGGAGGTGGTCTAGGCCACGGTGGCGGTCTAGGTGGAGGTGGTGGTCTAGGAGGCGGTGGTGGTctaggtggtggtggtggtttggGCGGAGGAGCTGGAGGAGGAT GGGGTGGTGCTGGAGGAGGACTTGGGGGCGGTGGTGGtgctggaggaggaggaggatttGGTGGCGGAGGGGGATTTGGTGGCGGAGGAGGCTTCGGCGGTGGCgcaggtggtggaggaggattTGGAGGCGGTTACGGTGGCGGTGGCCATCACTAA
- the LOC108847169 gene encoding LOW QUALITY PROTEIN: putative vesicle-associated membrane protein 726 (The sequence of the model RefSeq protein was modified relative to this genomic sequence to represent the inferred CDS: deleted 1 base in 1 codon), translating into MGQQNLIYSFVARGTVILAEYTEFKGNFTSVAAQCLQKLPSSNNKFTYNCDGHTFNYLVVNGFTYCVVAVESVGRQIPMAFLERVKEDFNKRYGGGKATTAKPNSLNKEFGSKLKEHMQYCVDHPEEISKLAKVKAQVTEVKGVMMENIEKVLDRGEKIELLVDKTEDLRSQAQDFRTQGTKIRRKMWWENMKIKLIVAGIIIALILIIILSVCHGFKCT; encoded by the exons ATGGGACAACAGAATTTGATTTACAGCTTCGTCGCTCGTGGCACGGTGATTCTCGCCGAGTACACTGAGTTTAAGGGTAACTTTACGTCCGTCGCTGCACAGTGCCTCCAGAAGCTTCCTTCGTCGAACAACAAGTTTACCTACAACTGCGACGGTCACACCTTCAATTACCTCGTCGTAAATGGCTTCA CGTATTGTGTTGTTGCTGTTGAATCTGTTGGGAGGCAGATTCCAATGGCTTTCTTGGAGCGTGTTAAAGAAGATTTCAACAAGAGATATGGTGGTGGAAAGGCTACCACTGCTAAGCCCAATAGCTTGAACAAAGAGTTTGG GTCAAAACTGAAGGAGCATATGCAGTACTGTGTGGATCATCCTGAGGAGATTAGCAAACTTGCCAAGGTTAAGGCTCAGGTGACTGAGGTGAAAGGTGTTATGATGGAGAACATTGAGAAG GTCCTTGACCGTGGTGAGAAAATTGAGCTTCTAGTGGACAAAACTGAAGACCTTCGTTCACAG GCACAAGATTTCAGAACGCAAGGAACAAAGATAAGAAGAAAGATGTGGTGGGAGAACATG AAGATTAAGCTCATAGTCGCTGGTATCATCATTGCTTTGattctcatcatcatcctctCGGTTTGTCATGGCTTCAAATGTACTTAA
- the LOC108844094 gene encoding uncharacterized protein LOC108844094 produces MVVLQIQQLNGFSGYLSKARTSRRRGSGRASTTVCVQTQVAPSRTQRIMENISVGGEAGGAGGAYSYNALKRLDNIWSNICTQPIGPQETQQIVSRVSGFSQDYAMGNNLVGTFDIAVCGGTLGIFLATALCAKGLRVAVVERNAIKGRDQEWNISRKEMKELIEVGVLTEEEIEEVIAAKFNPNRCGFESLGDIWVEDILNLGVSPAKLVETVKQRFISLGGVILEDCSLSSITIYDDLAVMQLSKGEILSSRLVIDAMGNFSPILKQIKGGRKPDGMCLVVGSCAHGFKENSSSDVIYSSSSVTKVADANVQLFWEAFPAGSGPLDRTTYMFTYTEPQSTSPSLEDLLEEYWKLMPKYQGVSLDELEILRVVYGIFPTYKNSPLQAAFDRVLQFGDASGIQSPVSFGGFGSLTRHLGRLSNGIYEAIDGDLLDSENLSKLNPYMPNLSASWLFQRAMSAKQNLDVSPSFTNELLHVNFSCMQRLGDPVLRPFLQDVIQFGPLAKTLGLVMLTKPQIIPSIFRQVGIPVLLDWSVHFFMLGLYTFLSAYVDPVIRPSLEELPLKTRFQWKRRLEAWKYGAGLDYEL; encoded by the exons ATGGTGGTTTTGCAGATTCAGCAGCTCAATGGGTTCTCTGGTTACCTATCAAAGGCTCGCACAAGCCGAAGAAGAGGAAGTGGAAGAGCTTCGACGACAGTGTGCGTTCAAACACAAGTGGCTCCCTCTAGAACACAG AGAATAATGGAAAATATTTCAGTTGGTGGAGAAGCAGGAGGTGCTGGTGGTGCTTACTCTTACAATGCCTTGAAGAGACTTGACAATATTTGGTCCAACATATGTACTCAACCCATAG GACCACAGGAAACACAGCAAATAGTTTCACGGGTCTCTGGCTTCTCTCAAGACTATGCTATGGGGAATAACCTCGTTGGAACCTTTGACATAGCTGTTTGTGGGGGTACTTTGGGGATCTTCCTCGCCACGGCTTTATGTGCAAAGGGTTTGAGGGTTGCTGTGGTGGAGAGAAACGCAATCAAAGGG AGAGATCAAGAATGGAATATCTCAAGAAAAGAGATGAAGGAGCTGATAGAAGTTGGAGTTTTAACAGAAGAGGAGATTGAAGAAGTAATTGCTGCAAAGTTCAATCCG AACAGATGTGGATTCGAGAGTCTTGGTGATATATGGGTTGAAGATATTCTTAACCTCGGCGTCTC TCCAGCTAAACTTGTGGAGACTGTGAAACAACGTTTCATCTCTCTTGGTGGTGTCATTTTAGAAGACTGCAGTCTCTCGAGTATCACCATCTACGATGATCTAGCT GTCATGCAACTTTCTAAAGGTGAGATATTATCTTCTCGTCTGGTCATTGATGCAATGGGAAACTTCTCTCCTATTCTGAAGCAG ATTAAAGGTGGTAGAAAGCCAGATGGAATGTGCCTTGTTGTTGGATCTTGTGCTCATGGGTTCAAGGAGAACTCATCAAGCGATGTTATTTATAGTAGTTCATCAGTGACCAAAGTCGCAGATGCCAATGTACAACTCTTTTGGGAG GCCTTCCCGGCTGGTTCTGGTCCATTAGACCGGACTACTTACATGTTCACTTACACTGAACCGCAATCAACATCTCCTAGTTTAGAGGATTTACTTGAAGAATACTGGAAACTGATGCCAAAATACCAA GGAGTCTCTCTTGATGAACTGGAAATACTGAGAGTTGTATATGGAATCTTTCCTACATACAAAAACAG TCCTTTACAAGCCGCATTTGATCGCGTTCTACAG TTTGGCGATGCTAGCGGAATACAGTCACCTGTTTCCTTTGGTGGTTTTGGAAGTTTGACCAGACATCTTGGAAGATTGTCCAATG GAATCTATGAGGCAATAGATGGAGATTTACTGGACTCGGAGAACTTATCAAAGCTAAATCCTTACATG CCTAACTTGAGCGCGTCATGGCTGTTTCAAAGAGCAATGTCTGCCAAGCAAAACCTGGATGTCTCCCCTAGCTTCACCAACGAGCTTCTCCATGTAAATTTTAGTTGCATGCAG AGATTGGGCGATCCGGTTCTCAGACCGTTTCTTCAGGATGTAATACAGTTTGGTCCTCTAGCAAAGACACTAGGCCTTGTCATGCTGACCAAACCTCAGATAATTCCATCCATATTCAGACAG GTGGGGATACCTGTGTTGCTCGACTGGTCAGTTCATTTTTTCATGCTGGGTTTGTATACGTTCCTCTCTGCATATGTTGATCCAGTAATAAG GCCATCTTTGGAAGAACTTCCATTAAAGACCAGGTTCCAATGGAAGAGACGTCTAGAGGCCTGGAAATATGGAGCTGGCCTTGATTACGAGTTGTGA
- the LOC108844093 gene encoding pentatricopeptide repeat-containing protein At2g32630-like, protein MNKQIKTMSSAKLSRLFNITTHNQTPSPLPISDKQTATRITTHLKTSTVRKLQSNPSLLFNLNPNVTRLVLSSPTLPTQSCIDFFKHLTTFESHLKPDLAAAIALSRRLYTDRRFGEMKSLLNSITDGAEIIIRNVYEEEGKVEFLETFLDLMIRVYVDKGMFQEGLKVFDYMVEKGLRIDERSCIVFLVAAKKRLEVDLCLEVFKRMVDCGVRISVYSLTIVVEGLCRRGEVEKSRRMVREFCRKGIKAEAYTYNTIINAYVKGGDFTGVEEVLKEMRKGGVGYNKVTYTLLMELSVKNGRVGDAEKLFDEMRERGVELDVYLYTSMISLCCRKGNVKRGVLLFDELVEKGLSPSSHTYGALIDGVCKVGEMGAAEILMSEMQSRGVDISKVVFNTLINGYCRKRLIDEALAIYDVMEKKGFEADVFTFNSIASCLNRLKRYDEAKQWIFRMMEGGVRLNTVSYTNLIDVYCKEGNVEEAKRLFVEMSSKGAQPNAITYNVMIDAYCKQGKVKEARKLRANMEAKGMDPDSYTYTSLIHGECIADNVDEAMRLFSEMGSKGLDQSSVTYTVMISGLSKAGKSDEAFGFYDEMKRKGYTIDNKVYTALVGSLHSPET, encoded by the coding sequence AtgaacaaacaaatcaaaacaatgTCTTCCGCCAAACTCTCACGACTCTTCAACATCAcaacacacaaccaaacacctTCCCCGCTCCCAATCTCAGACAAACAAACCGCCACAAGAATCACAACCCACCTTAAAACATCCACCGTCAGAAAACTCCAATCAAACCCATCACTCCTCTTCAACCTAAACCCAAACGTAACCCGCCTCGTCCTCTCCTCGCCCACTCTCCCAACCCAATCCTGCATCGACTTCTTCAAGCACCTCACCACATTCGAATCCCACCTCAAACCCGACCTCGCCGCCGCGATAGCCCTCTCCCGCCGCCTCTACACCGACCGGAGATTCGGCGAGATGAAGTCTCTCCTGAACTCAATCACCGACGGGGCTGAGATAATCATACGAAACGTTTACGAAGAAGAAGGAAAGGTCGAGTTTTTGGAAACGTTTCTGGATTTGATGATTAGGGTTTACGTGGACAAGGGGATGTTCCAAGAGGGTCTGAAGGTTTTCGATTACATGGTGGAGAAGGGGTTGAGAATCGACGAACGATCTTGCATTGTGTTTCTTGTAGCGGCCAAGAAACGGTTGGAGGTTGATCTCTGTTTAGAGGTTTTCAAGAGGATGGTTGATTGTGGAGTGAGGATAAGTGTTTACTCGTTGACGATCGTTGTCGAGGGTTTATGTAGGAGAGGCGAAGTTGAGAAGAGTAGGAGGATGGTGAGAGAGTTTTGTCGGAAAGGAATCAAGGCTGAGGCCTACACTTACAACACTATCATCAATGCTTATGTTAAAGGTGGAGACTTTACCGGCGTGGAGGAGGTTTTGAAGGAGATGAGGAAAGGTGGTGTTGGGTATAACAAGGTTACGTACACGCTTTTGATGGAGCTGAGTGTGAAGAATGGGAGGGTGGGTGATGCGGAGAAGCTGTTCGATGAAATGCGTGAGAGAGGGGTGGAGTTGGATGTTTATTTGTATACTTCTATGATAAGTTTGTGTTGTAGAAAGGGGAATGTGAAGAGAGGGGTTTTGTTGTTTGATGAGTTGGTGGAGAAGGGTTTGTCGCCGAGTAGTCATACTTACGGGGCGCTTATCGATGGAGTGTGTAAAGTAGGGGAGATGGGTGCGGCTGAGATATTGATGAGCGAGATGCAGAGCAGAGGAGTTGATATCAGTAAAGTTGTGTTCAATACGTTGATTAATGGGTATTGTAGGAAGAGGTTGATTGATGAAGCGTTAGCGATTTATGACGTGATGGAGAAGAAAGGGTTTGAAGCTGATGTTTTCACTTTTAATAGTATTGCTAGCTGTTTGAATAGATTGAAACGGTACGATGAGGCAAAGCAGTGGATTTTCAGGATGATGGAAGGTGGTGTGAGGCTTAACACTGTTAGTTATACTAATCTGATCGATGTTTACTGCAAAGAAGGGAACGTTGAGGAGGCAAAGAGGCTGTTTGTGGAGATGAGTAGCAAGGGAGCACAGCCTAACGCTATCACGTATAATGTGATGATTGATGCGTACTGCAAGCAAGGGAAAGTAAAGGAAGCACGTAAACTAAGGGCCAACATGGAAGCAAAAGGGATGGATCCGGATTCGTATACCTACACGTCGCTCATACATGGGGAATGTATTGCTGATAACGTGGACGAAGCGATGAGGCTTTTTAGTGAGATGGGGTCCAAGGGTTTGGATCAGAGTTCTGTAACATACACGGTGATGATTTCGGGTTTGTCAAAAGCTGGAAAATCAGACGAAGCCTTTGGGTTTTATGATGAGATGAAAAGGAAAGGGTATACAATAGATAATAAGGTTTATACTGCACTCGTTGGAAGTTTGCATTCACCTGAGACTTAG